The Sardina pilchardus chromosome 5, fSarPil1.1, whole genome shotgun sequence DNA window gagaggacTGACAAAGAGCcctctgtgtctttcttcatTATAAGCAGAATGTTGTCAGAATCTGTTTGTCATCTGTAAACTGTTATTTCCCATCACTGTCCTAGCAGCTCCAAAGGCGGTAACAAACGGGAGCGGGATGGCTACACCATGGAAccaaaaagaggaaagaaaccTCTtgtgaaaggagaaaaaagtgacTCCGATTGATTGTTACAGGAAAACTACTTGTTAAACACAGTGAACCTTGCTTGTAGCTTCAAATGCCTTTTTCGTTTTTACAGTATTTCAAATGCACAACAACTGCATTTCTTTAGTGTTATCTACAATTGTCATTGGGAACTGTTTATTTTGGTAATGGGCAtttaatgtttttaatgtatttttttaaggGGGATTATAGAAGGATTGAGAGATGGCAAGATGAAAATGAATTATttgtttgatttaaaaaaaaaaaaaacttttgataaCAGTTTGTTATAATAAAATGTCTTTTTTACCCTATTGCCTATAGCTACTCTGAATTGCATACCATAGAGATGACCTCTGCCTGTCCCTAGTATCACATTACTGAGTTTGTCATGGGCAGATTGTGTTGGAAAAGCGAGCAATGAAACCTGAGAATAGATTGTATATACTGGAGTAATATAAAAATGGCAACAGAATTAATatccttccttttttttgtttatttttttttcttgtcttcaCCGTTACCTGAATTTAACTCTTGTGGCTCTGTACAAATGGCTATTTACACATTTCTGTGGTGCAACAAATTAATGAAATGTAACTGAACCTTTAagccagtggttcccaaacctTTTTCACCATGTACCACCCTCTATGTCCTGACTCAGCTCGCGTAACCCCACCATCCAACACATTATAAAAGGAACACATTTGAGATTTGAATTTGAACAACATAAATTATCCTCCTTTTGTAATATTTTACAATTTCTTTTAAGAAAAACTTGGTCTTTCAAGATTCAAGCTGTTTACTGccgttttttacattttatattaaacattttgaaatatttctttgtttttgtctcaTACATGTACTATCTCCAAGTTTCCTTTTTGAGCATGGTAAAACTATCCTTATAATCTATTTTTAAGGGAATGGTTTACATCTGTCTAGATGGTACACAGGACAGAAGTtatataccgaaatattgctgCAAACGgaaatgagggggccaagcagttcAGGAAGCCACAGTTAGCATAGAACTTTATCTTATGCCTTATTCACGCCGCGGCCATTGTAAGCCAAAATGAGGCTACAGAGTAAACAAACGGTAGGATTGTTGTGTCCTATGAATTCGACATGTCAACAAATACATGAATGCTATAGTCAGTGTACCCTGTAGCCTCGTTTTGGTTTACACACCACTGTGTGGATAAGGTGAATTATGTCAGACACATGGCTGTAAACACTGAGAacacttttaaaaatcaaagAAATCTAATGATTTTGTGAGGCTTGgtgagaaaaacatttttccaAATACAAAACATTGTGACCAGTAAAAGATAAGAAAAGCACAAATGAATTGAGTTATGAATTTTGTCCATCTTCGCAGCTATCTGCTTGATCTTAAAtgcaaatatatatacagtatatatatatatatatatatatatatatatatatatagcctacagtggggagaaaatgtagtTGATACCATGCTTAAGTTgcctataaagaggaatataaaatcatcatttgacaattgatcttaatgtcttaattcaaaaaatgagtataaataaaaccgctaagtacaccaattttctttgtgattgaagaatgtatcgtataAATagatgttcttcctaaatgctagggggatggaagtatttgaccccctatgtaaccctatgggaatttaacacatactgtagggttaacataggggcaagcagatttttattttttaaggccagctatttcatggatccgggatattatgcatcctgataaagttcccttggccgttagattggcatggtgctttttccagtaggcctattagcctgtttgatgctcattgagctcaatgcaaatcaaacaggctaataggcctactgataaagcttcccctagcatttaaggaaaacatttatttatttacgatacattcttcaatcacaaagaaaattggtgtccttgggggtttgatttttactcattttttgaattaaggcattcagatcaattgtcaaatgatgattttatattcctgttttagcatggtatcaaatacatgtgcacCTTTTCACgatgatgtcagacgaagcgttgctgggtatcctccggcatgtccagccgccaaatactacagaagaagaagaagaagtattcatgggtttcatcaggtccctttccacaggtgtattaatcaagcaccatgcagtctgcattgataatcaaggtgcttgattgtatacacctgtggaaagggacctgatgaaacccatgaatacttcttcttcttctgtagtatttggcggctggacatgccggaggatacccagcaacgcttcgtctgacatcatcgtgaaaagggctaattgctTTACGGCactacacacataacacacgcCAGGCACCGGCTAGAACAACGTAGCGATGGAGTTTCTCAGACATTCGTCCTAGCAAATTATAAGAAGCTTAAAGCAAGTAAATCGGGAAAGATGAAACAGAGGACTGACCGAGTGAGGAGTGTCGTACAATATATACTCTGAAGTTGTAAGGGGATCTCTGTAGAGAAAACTGCAAGCAAAAAGCAAGAAAGCAGCTGTGACATGGTGGCCTTAGCGCCACGCCTGGTCCTGGCCTAGAGAGGGCACTGCAGCACCCAGAGACATGACAGCTCACGCCCCGCCATGACCAAAACAAGAACACCACCACATGGCCTGGAGGCAGGCCCAgagcagagcggtagataaaacagagtggcgacactcccatagaccttcataggaaaaaatggcagcgctttttccaggctatttcctcgttatgggacttttggaactgtttacagccaatctcttggtcagttaaaggaatagttcggaattttggacataggacctcatttccaactttaccgaggtgatataggtcagtggacaccgtttttatcgcgtttacccccttccttcagttgcagcgtccccctttgctaacgctggtttttagctaacgcatttctacggtaacatcagtctgacataaacaacagtcttactcactccaccgcacacccgagacaagtcaattaaaacgtcagactatcgatatacgtgtccgtgttgatagaataattttagaaataaaactaaccttgcaactcaatgacattacattttgagggactagtttctcaatatcaatccgccactgccatacagggaacaaagtaggctattgcaatgcgatgtaaggttagttttatttctaacattgttctatcaacacaggcatgtgcattgatagtctgacgttatcatttatttgtttcgggtgttctgtggagtgttttcagtggcaggctggatgttaccgttgacttgcgttatctcggcacctaggttagcacgagatgaacgctgcaactcaaggaagggcagaaattcactgaaaatggtcttcaccgacctatatcaccccgactaagttggaaataaggtcctatgtccaaaattccgaactattcctttaatgagttaattgattacaccttccagcatcaagAGTATCCCACCCTCCtccaattcagccattcagcacaggttttttggaactttttatcgcgtggcggcgacatcaaagcgtgtcgcaactctctctctctatggctctggcccAGAGGAAGGGTCTAGGCAACGACCCACACCTGGCTTCCATTAGCTGCTTCACCTGCCCAGCATCAAGCCCAATAATGGGCCTACAAAACCGGCACCTCAGAAAGGTAAAGCAGAGAAGTAGGAATGATGATGGTTAACTGTTTGGCACAGATTCCGGCTAGAGCGCGGCTCTTTTGACTGAGCTTCCACCCCAGCGGAACCAAAGAACTCAAGGAGCTACAGAGCCAAGAGGCCCCCCCTCACCTGCACCCCCCATCAAGAACACCACCGTTGAAAGCACCACTGCAGCTGGGAAGTGTTTGtgagcatttgtttgtgtgtatccacAACGGGAGAAATAAAACACCCAGCACTGGGCAATAGTTGACCATAGCCTACCTCGTCTGCAGTCTACCTCATTTTGCCACAGCAgcgtaggctgggtgaaccctgcctgaacttccggggaatttgaatttcgcccggcagctcaggctggataccagcaggtctACTTTCGCTGTTTCATTGCCaaaatctttggctccaatcagaaacggccatactctagtcctggcacgctattggccggtgacgtgacgataacgaaatttaagcagcaacgaaacgaaagcagcagccactgtcgcttctgttttggaagatgttaaaggcaagttttctttgaaaacagaacaaaaacttgccctggaacagttcatacagcagaaggacgtgtttgcgattctaccgaccggctttggtaggctaaaagtttaatttaccaactagccccgctcgtacggagtcatttgatcAATCAtgcctcttttgcagtagaatcaaagcgcatcttccccagactaatgttcaatcttaaaagattgagcttagtaggctatggtgaaaaccagactaacagCAGCGTACAAATTGCCAAAACTGCACAGGGATATTGAAGGATATTTTTGGCTGAACTGGCTAGCCTGGCATCGGCCACTGAAATTAGTAGGGCTGGAactacctccctctcctcagtTCTATGATACCTCCAGGATAGAAACACTAGGGGTGCCTTCAGGGGCACTGCTAGCTGCTAACAATAATTCTGGTTCCCCTGGTGCTCTCTGGAGGGGGGTCCTTGTCAGTGCAGGGCCCTTAGAATCATCCTAACTTCACTGTTTTGCTTCATGTCTCCCAATAACAAAAGGTAGAAATGCTGCGGATGACTTTGTTGCttgctgcttggcccccaataaagaCAGACATGGTAGGTGTAGGATACTTTTAATAAGGTAACTTGGCATATAGTTTTTTACCTATCAAACTGCACTGTTTTGCCTATCACACATGCTATGCAAGGATACAGGAATATTTTGAAGCATTGCATTTTATACACATTGAATTGTTTCATAATATGCCATTTTAAGGCTAGTGGCAAAATGTTAATGAAGTAGTTGGACCAGACTGATGTGAAAATGATGTACCTTCATCAATTCAGAAACTTCGTTTTTGGATGGTAAATATGATACAAATGGTGGAGCCTAAACGTAAATGGGTTAGTTGTCGACAATAAATTTGCTAAACTTTTCAAAGCCTTACATGTTAGGGGATGTTATAGTCATGAGCGTACGTCCGTCCAGAGGTGCGAAGAGGGGGTAAAGCTTTTCACGGAAGACACCCTTGAATGTGTAGAGATGCGACCGCGTCTCCGCGTTGTAGAAGGAGATCTGACCTTCATCATAGTCCAAGTAAATGCCCACTCTGGTGGGCACCAGCTCCTGGGGCAGAAGGGTTTCCGGCTTACTGCAGGCGTAGAACTGCCGAGTGCTCCGCCACAGTGTCCAGTAGCCCTCCTCAGGGCACATGGTGAAGCGACCCTGGCGCTTTGAGGAGGCCGTGGTCAAGCCGAGCCTCCAGTAGCCATTGTTGGCCAGCTGTACCTCCCAGTAGTGGCGGCCGACGGCCATACCTTCCCAGCCCAGCACGCATGGCCAACTATCAAAGCGCTGTGCGCTGAAGGCCACCTCTATCTCCGTGTGCGCCTCCTGCACCTTCTTGCGGTCGTCGGACACGATCAGCCACGGGTGATTGGTCATTGTGTCCAGCGTTACGTTGACTGGGTGAAAACCaaagttatggttatggttaccaTCTCAAAGGATCAATTATGCTTCTTTATGCTATTATCTTGAATTTCTcgttggggatcaataaagtatctatttatctatttatctatctattattaATATGTTGTATGAATGAGCCACAAGGTGCGGCATGCATTATGCATTAATACAGGTGTTGCTATTAAATAACATGACCTGTCATAACTATAAACCTGACAATCTCAGAAGAGAAGAAGACACTTGCAGCTAACTACACACTCATGGAAGCAGAGCCATTACATTGTGGAGGATTAGAATGCAGTGTAAACACATACATTAAAATTGGATCAATTATTTCATATTGAATATATACTTCTCTAATTGCTCTACCCTATAGtaaatgtatgaaaataaaacCTAAAAAGTTGAGACATGCAACAAATATGATCTGACAACAGAAAACAGCAGTGGAAACCGTACCTGATGCACTACAGATCCAGTCCCACACTAAGGGACATAAGAATTACACAATTAAATTCCATAAATCATACATGTTTAAGATTACCATATTAAAAGATATTAATTTAAAAATGTCGACACTAATACCTGAATTTGGGATGTACTTGGGTGTCTCTGTTTTGGGAAGAGGAACTCAATTAGCTTGAATAGCTTGGCTTTTACAATAAGATATCACACATCCAAAACAAATTGCTAATGAAATTGATATTAGTGAGTTTAACCTGTCTTCCAGGTGCGCTGTTTGGTGGCAAGCCACAGCTGAGAGACAGAGTCCTGAAACAGAGGGACAGAACAAATAAACTTTGTAGAATGCAAAGGTGTGCCCGATGTTTGTTGCTTTGTATAATGCTGTATATTCATACTGTGCAGAAGCTAGTGCCTACTACTTCttaaatgagacgtggtctggcaaccaaacgttaattttctcgtatttaaaaaaaaatgcccagatccgttcattgggtgccacggatgtctatcaaatgtgtctgtgcatagctcatcatagccttgctttcccccctgttctgtgattggtcccctttCTCAGGagaaaattagggcggtagttccCAGACTGCCGTGAATGAAATTgcgtgcaaggcagcatgggaacacccaggctaactgTGCGGCATAGGTCTACTCAAGCTCAGGTGGGGCCCGCCATGAAGATCATTTTGGTGAGATGAAATCTCCAGAAAGCAGTGGGGTGAGTGAAGTACTTTGCACATGTTATTATCTAACCAGCTAGTTCTTGAAAGCAATAGTATTCAGATGTTGACAAGGCTGTTGTTTTATTTGGAGTAGGGAAGAGCTCTTTCTTGAGACAGGACTTTCAACAGTCATAATGATTGCACAGCCTTTGGCAGTTTGTCAAGTGAAATTTGCTGGGTCATGGCTTACCCGGTCTTCTTTCAGCATCGACCAGGTGATAAATTCCAGGAAGGGGAGCAGGGTCATCATCAGTTTCTTCTTGCGCAGTTGCAGTTGTCTCAGAGCCTGGAGAAGCTCCTCTC harbors:
- the si:ch211-114c12.5 gene encoding E3 ubiquitin-protein ligase TRIM39; this encodes MGDTGVTQQPSSIMSTDEKKEKKEKKKLGLQAPENVTQSSSTGAVRWALPEEPRQMHNSAPTKITPRKPKDLKDLRGLQECTKFIINWKQQVENVCKNSTGADGSSKDQKDLPSSLERSRKLILRWAEELKKVDALFSDVSERKEEKQNDKATTQSDNTEADQRVMEWAKELQTVTERCGLMREELLQALRQLQLRKKKLMMTLLPFLEFITWSMLKEDRDSVSQLWLATKQRTWKTETPKYIPNSVWDWICSASVNVTLDTMTNHPWLIVSDDRKKVQEAHTEIEVAFSAQRFDSWPCVLGWEGMAVGRHYWEVQLANNGYWRLGLTTASSKRQGRFTMCPEEGYWTLWRSTRQFYACSKPETLLPQELVPTRVGIYLDYDEGQISFYNAETRSHLYTFKGVFREKLYPLFAPLDGRTLMTITSPNM